A single window of Zea mays cultivar B73 chromosome 10, Zm-B73-REFERENCE-NAM-5.0, whole genome shotgun sequence DNA harbors:
- the LOC103642490 gene encoding BTB/POZ and MATH domain-containing protein 1: MPLTVWADPIAGDARQQGAHMLEVIRYSTLHRRRGVGTGGRRCVESVGFTVGGYQWAILFYPDGDDAPGSSGYVSVSLALLTRPARVRASFNLGLVNRATGLPSFQPKDTTAVFDNAACCCRMYPIPTCRHERKRSCHGMPRLVKRCDLEAYLRDDAVTVACVVTAVTGTALTSRGAPEIRVPGGNLHLHIGELLVSKEGADVTFGVDGEAFAAHRIILAARSPVFEAELYSSTCTAETTDARTVVVGDMRPDTFRALLHFIYTDSLPAMSHMGMDETRELVQHLLAAADRYAIDRLKAMCEHILARTLHVDNAASTLVLADRHGCDTLKHASIYFIASSDNSEMGHDDVSVEALEKTV, from the coding sequence ATGCCACTGACGGTGTGGGCGGATCCAATCGCCGGTGACGCGCGGCAACAAGGCGCGCACATGCTGGAGGTCATAAGGTACAGTACTCTCCACAGGCGCAGGGGCGTCGGCACCGGCGGCCGCAGGTGCGTCGAGTCCGTCGGCTTCACCGTCGGTGGGTACCAGTGGGCAATCCTCTTCTACCCCGACGGCGACGACGCGCCCGGCAGCTCGGGGTACGTCTCCGTCTCCCTCGCGCTCCTCACCCGTCCCGCCCGGGTGAGGGCGTCCTTCAACCTGGGCCTGGTCAACCGCGCCACGGGGCTGCCGTCGTTCCAGCCCAAGGACACGACGGCGGTGTTCGACAACGCCGCCTGCTGCTGCCGCATGTACCCCATTCCCACCTGCCGCCACGAACGGAAGCGCTCCTGCCACGGCATGCCGAGGCTCGTGAAACGGTGCGATCTGGAGGCGTACCTCCGCGACGACGCCGTCACCGTCGCGTGCGTCGTGACGGCCGTCACCGGGACGGCGCTGACGTCCCGTGGCGCGCCGGAGATCCGGGTGCCCGGGGGCAACCTGCACCTGCACATCGGCGAGCTGCTCGTGTCCAAGGAAGGCGCGGACGTGACCTTCGGTGTGGATGGCGAGGCATTTGCAGCTCACAGGATCATCCTCGCCGCACGGTCGCCGGTCTTTGAGGCGGAGCTCTACAGCTCCACTTGCACTGCGGAGACGACAGACGCGCGCACTGTCGTGGTAGGTGACATGCGGCCTGACACTTTCAGGGCGTTGCTCCATTTCATCTACACCGACTCCTTGCCGGCCATGAGCCATATGGGCATGGACGAGACGAGAGAGTTGGTCCAGCATTTGCTAGCGGCCGCGGATCGATATGCCATTGACAGGCTCAAGGCGATGTGCGAGCACATCCTTGCAAGGACACTCCATGTGGACAACGCGGCTAGCACATTGGTTCTAGCCGATCGGCATGGCTGCGACACGCTTAAACATGCTTCCATCTATTTCATAGCATCTTCCGATAATAGTGAAATGGGTCATGATGATGTGTCCGTAGAAGCATTGGAGAAGACAGTGTAA